In Marinibacterium anthonyi, the DNA window GCAGGTCCGCCGTGATCAGCCCGTGCGGGTGGATCGAGGCGATGTCGGTGGGGTTCAGGATCACCACCCGTTCACCATTGTAGCCGGCGGCCTTCAGCGCCGCTTGCGCCGCCTCGACATCAAGCGAGCCCATGATGCCTTCGCCCAACTCCTTCACGCCGGGCAGGCCGCAGGGGAAGGCGGCCAGGCATTCGGACCGGTTGGCCTCGCTGGCGGTGACGGATTGCATGTAGGGCGTTTGGTTGACCGCCGCGAGCACGGCGCGCCGGATCTCGACATTGTCGAAGGGCGCCTGCAGGTGGTTGAAGCGCATGACGGACACCAGGCCGAAGGGATCCTGGCGGAAGAGGTTGACGTCGGGATGGGCCTCCATCAGGGGCGCGAGGTCGGGCAGGATCCCGCCGACCCAATCGACTTCGCCCGCCTGGATCGCGGCGGCGGCGGTGGCCGGGTCGGGGATGATCTGCCAGATCACGCGGTCAAAGTTCATGACCTTCCCGCCCGAGGTCCAGGCAGCCGCTTCGTCGCGCGGCACGTAATCGGCGAATTTCTCATAGACCACCCGGTCGCCCGAGACATATTCGTCGGCCACGAATTTCAGCGGGCCAGAGCCGACCATCTCGGTCACCTGTTCGGAAATGTCGGTCTTGGCCAGCCGTTCGGGCATGATCATGGCGGGCGAGGAATGCGGCTTGCCGATGGCGTGCAGCAGGCGGCCGAAGGGGCGGGTCAGCTGGATGACGATGGTCTTGTCGTCCCTGGCGGTGATGCTTTCGGTTGCCGCGGCCATCGCCTGGCCGAACCCGTCGCGCCTGGACCAGCGCAGCAGGCTGGCGGCACAATCCTGGGCGCGCACCGGCTCGCCATCGTGAAACATCAGACCGTCGCGCAGGGTGATTTCCCAGGTCAGCCCGTCGTCCGACACCGTGTGGCCGGCGGCCATCTGCGGCACCGGCTGCAGGTCGGCGTCCATCCCGTAGAGCGTGTCGAAGACGCAATAGCCATGGGTTATCGACACCGCCGCCGGGGTGAAGACCGGATCGAGGATCGTCAGGTTGGAACTGGGCACGTAGCGCAGAATCCTGGTCGAGTTCTGCGCGAGCGAGGGGATGGACAAGAGGGGCGTCGCCGCCGCCGCGCCCAGAATCGAACGTCTGGTAATCATGATCTAAATCTTCCCGTTGGTGTCGTGAGTGGTTTCTTGTTCGGTCGTTTCTTTCGGTCGTTTCAGGCAGACAAAGGCACCGGCTGGGGCGCGTCGAGGTCGTCGGCGGGCCAGAACGGCCGCCGGCGGTTGTCCCAGGCGACGTCCTGAAGCCGCAGGGGCGCGCCGCCCGGGCCGTGGATGGGGATGTACCGGACATCGGGCCCAAGCAGCTTGCGGTAGTTCATGAGGTTCTTGAAGGACGATATCCTGCATGTCGTGATATCGATCCCGCAGGCGGCATAATGTTCGTCCATGTGTTCATAGAAGGGCAGGCTGCCGACCAGGATGCGAAGCCCCCCGGACCGAAGCACCGCCGCGGCCCCCAGGGTGACTGTGGAACCGGACACCGGGCCACCCGAATAGGTGAACGTGCCGTCGCACAGCCGCTCGACCCTGGCGCGCACCGTCACCGGCTTGAACCAGCGGTCGTCCTGCTTTGCTCCGATGTGGAATTCCGCTTCGACCCCTTCGCCCAATTCGCCCGCCTGCGCGGCGGTTTCGGGGTCGACGATGTAGATGGCGGCATCGATGTCGGGCGCCACGTCAAGAAGCGCGCCCAGAAGGGCCGGGGAATCGCCCTGCGCCCCGGCCCCCATGGAATCCGGCGCGTCGATGATCAGTGTCCGTCCCGGATAGTCCAGCGCCGCGGCAACGGCCTCGGCCGGGGTCATCGCGGGCAATTCGAAGGTTTCGCGCCGGTCCCAGATCGCGTCCAGCACCTCTTGCGCCACGGTTTCGGCCGCGTCTGGATCGCCGTCCGCGATCGCCAGTCCGGTGATGCCCACGTCGGCCATGTCCAGCCAGGGCTGCACGGGGAAATAGCTGACCGACAGCGCCCGGCCCGACGCTTCGATCCCGCGCGAGACGGCGGCGACCTGGGCCATGGGTTCGTCGCCCAGCGTGGCGCCGCCCAGAACGGGAACGATGGCATTGTACTTGCGAATGCGCGTCACGGGACGGATTTCCCCCTTGATGGCGCGCACCAGCAGGCCGGCGGCACAGGCCCCGGTGCGATAGGCGTCCACGTGCGGATAGGTTTCATAACCGACAATGATCTGCGCCATGTCCGCCATCCGCGGGGTCACGTGGGCGTGCAGGTCAAGGCTTACGGAAATGGGAATGTCCGGATCGCCCAGCCGGTCGCGCACCGCCTGGATGATGCCGCCTTCGGGATCCTTTTCGGTCGCGCAGATCATCGCGCCGTGCAGCGCCAGGTGCACCCCGTCCAGCGGCAGGGCGGCGGTGATGCCGTCGGCGATGATGGCGATCACCTCGTCGTAAAAGGAATCCTCGACATGGCCGCCGGACACGCAGCGCGACATGAAGATCGGCACGATCTCGGCCCCGGCTTCGGCCAGCACGTCCACTGCGCCGGTCACGGCAAACTGCTTGCCGGCGGCGACCTGCAGGATCTCTTCCCCGTGGAAAAGGCCGAACCGAGCGAAATCTTCCTTGCGCGCCACCCTGAGGGACAGGCTGTTGCCCTCGAATTCGAAGCTGGCGATTGCGACTTTCATGATGGGTCCTTGTCCTTTTCGCTCACGGGGGCACACGATGCGCGGATGCGGTCGCGACCTTCCCGGGGATGTGAGCCGAAAGATGCGGGAAGACAGCACGACGTATGCAGTCCCTGGAAAGTCTTTCAGCGAAAGACCTGAACCACAAATGCGAATTGACTCTGCCAATATGCGCTATCTGCATGTTCATGGGTCACGACGCGTTCCAGACGAGCTTTGCGCAACGTCCGCTGGCGTCAATGCGATCATGGTCCCAAGCCGCAGATCCCAAGGTGTCGGGAGCGGGGTCGGCGATGGCTTGATCGCTGCTCGTTTCTTGGGCGCCACCCCCCGTCAACCGGCCCGAGCCGGGGTATCGGCATCGCCGACGGTTGGCCCCGCGCTTGCCATGTCGCCCGGTCGGATCAAGGTCGGATCAAGGTCGGCGCGGGCTTCTCTCAGACCTGCCTTGCCGGGCGAATGCGTCGCCGGCAAGAGGATTGTCCAGGTGTCCGGCCCCGGCATCGCAGCCGCGATCCCGGGGCCGGACACCTGGACCGATGTCGCCCTTCAGAACAGCTTGCCGCTGTTCATTATGTCCCTGGGGTCGAACAATGCCTTGACGCCCTTCATCAGCGCGATGGCCGCCGGCTGGGTCGCACGGTCCAGCCGCTTGCGGTAGCTCAGCCCGATTCCGTGTTCGGCGGTGATGCTGCCATCCAGTTCGCCGACCACGCCGTCGATGATCTCGTCCAGCACGCCCGAGACATCCATGTACGCCGCCCGGTCCGCGAACCGGTCCTTGGCGAACATCACCACCAGGTGCATGTTGCCGTCGCCCATGTGTCCCACGTACAGCGGCCGCGCCTCGGGGAAACGGGCGACGATCCGGTCGCGGGTCAGGTCGACATAGGCCTGCTGGGCAAGCAGCGGCACGGAACTGTCGTGCGACATGTTGGGCCCGGAATGACGGATCGCCTCGGACACCGCGTGGCGCAGGTACCAGAACTCCTCGGCCTGGCGTTCGTTCTGGGCAATGATCACGTCCTGGGCCAGCCCGTCCTCGATCGCCGAGGCCAGCGTGCTTTCCAGCGCCGGCATCATGTCGCTGTCAGCCGCGCTGTCGCAGACCTCCAGCAGCAGCGTCCAGCGGGGGACCTCGTCAAAGGGCAGGCGGGCCTCGGGCATCTCGTCCAGCACAAGCTGCATGTAGTCGGCCTCGGTGATTTCGGCCGAGGTGACACGTTCGCCGAAAGCCGCCTTCATCGCGCGCAGGATCTGCAGCGCGTCGTCGACGCTGTCGACCGCAACCAGCGCGGTTTCCTTGCTGCGCGGGGCAGGGACCAGCCGCATGACAGCGGCGGTGATGATGCCCAGCGTCCCCTCTGAGCCGATGAACAACTCCTTCAGGTCGTACCCGGCGTTGTCCTTGCGCAGCCGCGACAGCCCGTTGATGATGTCGCCGGACGGCAGGACGACTTCGAGCCCCAGCACCAGGTGCCGCGTCACCCCGTAACGGATCGCGGCCGAACCGCCCGCGTTGGTGGCGATGTTGCCGCCGATCTGGCAACTGCCTTCGGAACTGAGGCTGAGCGGGAAGAACATGTCCCGGTCGGCCGCGGCCTCCTGGATCGTCTGCAGAACGCACCCGGCCTCGACCGTGATGGTTTCGTCCAGCGGCGACAGGTCGAGGATGCGGTTCATCCGGCGCAGCGACAGACCGATGCCGGGAATGGCTTTTCCGTCCGGGCCCGTCTTGCCGCGCACGGCCGCGCCGCCGACAAGCCCGGTGTTGCCGCCGATCGGCGTGATCGGGACATTGCGCAGGTTGCACAGGCGCACGATGTCGGCGACCTCTGCCGTGCTGCCGGGCTCGACGATGCACAGCGCCTCGCCTTCGTAGGCGCGGCGCACGTCGATCAGGTAGCGGGCCATCTGATCGGGCTGGGTCAGGACATGGGCCGTCCCGGCAATGTCGGCGAGGGCGGTGAGAAGGTCGTTGCTGTCGAACATTCGTGTCTATCCAAAGGGGATACGTCCCGCGCGATGGCGCGGGACGTCGGTCGTGTGGTCGATCAGGAGATCAGCCATTCGGAATAACGGCGCTGCACCTCGGTGTAGTTTTCGCCCCACCATTCCGGGTTGATGATGACGTTCTTGCCGTTGCTCAGGTCGGGCAGGTAGCCGCCCGCGTCGCTGGCGCGGATCTCGTCCAGGGTCTGCTGGTTGTTGGGCACGTAGAAGCCGGCCAGGGCCCAGGTCTTCTGCTGCTCGGGGCGCAGGGTGAACTCGATCCACTTCATCGCGGCTTCCTTGTTCCGGGTGCCTTTCGTGACGGCCCAGAAATCCAGCGAGTTGTTGGTCTGATCGAACGAGAAGTCCAGCGGCGCGCCGTTCTTGCGGGCCGAGTTCACGCGGTTGAAGTAGCTGTAGGAGAAATCCGCCTCGTTCTGGGCGACCGACGACACCTGTTCGGGCGTCGAGGCGGCGAATTTCGAGATATGGTCCTTCAGCTCGTCCAGCTTGGCAAAGGCGCGGTCGACATCCAGCGGATACAGATCCGCCGGGGCCACGCCATCGGCGACCAGCGCCATTTCCAGCGACTCCGGCGCCAGCGAACGGAAGCAGCGGCGGCCGGGGAACGTTTCGACATCGAAGAAGCCGGTGAAATCGGTCGGATGCTTGCCCTCGGGCGACCGTTCGCTGTCCCACAGAACGCCGCCGCTATAAAGGTAGTAGGGCACGTAGAACTGGTTCGGCGCCTCGACGAGGCCGGTCATGTTCACCAGCGACGGGTCAAGCTCTTCCCACAGGTTTTCCTTGGCGCCCGAGGTGGCAAACGCGGCGGGCGCGTCGATCACGTCCCAGGTGACCGAATTGCTGAGCACCTGCGCCTTGACCTTGGCCATGTCGCCGTTGTCGACCAGCTGGACCGCGATGCCGGTTTCGGCGGTGAACGGGTCGACAAAGCTGGCCTGGACCATCTCGTGATAGCTGCCGCCCCAGGTGGTCACGGTCAGCGTGCTGTCGGCGGCAAGGGCGCGGCCGGTGAACACGGCCGGAGCGGCCAGTGCGACGCCGGTGCCCGCAATGCCGCGCAGCACGCCGCGGCGGTTCATGTGCTTGTTCTGCATGGTCTTTTCTTTCCCTGTTGGTGGGTCTTCAGTGGCTCTGAAACGTGGGATCGGGGGGCAGCAGCCGGGCGTCTTCGGGCGCCCAGCCGACGCGAAGCACCTCGCCCCGCTTGGGACGTGCCCGGTGCGCGGTGCTGGGTTCCTGCACCATCAGGCGGCTGTTGTCCGCCGCTTGAAGGTAATGGCGCAGCACGCCGCCCAGCACGATGGAATCGCGCAGTTCCGCCGTGACCCCGGGCCAGTCCGCGTGGGGCTGCAGCGTCGCCGATTCCGGACGCACCATCAGCACCGCCTCGCCCGAGGTCGGCGCGGCATCGTCCGCCGGCGGCAAAGGCAGGGCGCCGATCCCGGTGTCCAGGGTGCCGGTGGCGGCATTGATCCGGCCCGCGATCAGGTTGGAATTGCCCAGGAAATCCGCCGCGAACAATGTCCGGGGCCGGAAATACAGATCCTCGGGTTCGCCCTGCTGTTCGATCCGGCCGTTGCGCATCAGCACGATGCGGTCCGACATCGACAACGCCTCTTCCTGGTCGTGGGTCACGTAGATCATCGTGATCCCCAGGTCCTCGTGCAGGCGCTTGATCTCAAGCTGCATGTCCTCGCGCAGCTTCTTGTCCAGCGCGCCCAGCGGTTCATCCATCAGGATGATCGACGGCTTGTAGACGATGCAGCGCGCCAGCGAGATCCGTTGCTGCTGCCCGCCCGAAAGCTGCTTGGGTTTGCGGTCGGCCACGTGCTCCAGCTGGATCAGCTTCAGCACCTCCTTCACGCGCGTGGCGATCTCGGGCTTGGGGACCTTTCGGACCTGCAGCGGGAAGGCGATGTTTTCGAACACCGTCATGTGCGGCATCAACGCATAGTTCTGGAACACCATGCCCAGCCCGCGTTCGTTGGTCGGCACATGGGTGGCGTCGCGACCGTCGATATCGATCCGGCCATCGCTGGCCTGGGTCATGCCCGAGATCAGGTTCAGAAGCGTCGACTTGCCCGACCCGGAGGGACCAAGCAGCGTCACGAATTCGCCGCGCCGCACCGACAGGTCCACGTGGTCCAGCGCGACCATGGGTCCGTAGGTGCGGGTCAGGTTGGTGACGCGGATCATGGGGTCGTTGGCTTCGGCGGTCATCCGGTCTGTCTCTTCTCTCATGGGGGTATCGGGGGCGGGGACGGCGGCCTGCGCGTTCATGCCCCAAGCTCGCGGCGTTCAAGGCGCATCATCGCCAGCGCCAGCACCAGCGACACGACGGTCAGCAGGGTCGACACCGCGGCGATCACCGGCGAGATCTCCCAGCGGAGCGCGCTGAACATCTTGACCGGCAGGGTTTCGGTATCGGGCCCGGTGATGAAGTAGGACACGATCACTTCGTCCAGCGAGATCAGGAAGGCAAACAGCGCCCCGGCGGCGATCCCCGATTTCAATTGCGGCAGCACCACGCGGAAGAAGATCGTCCCCTTCCTGGCGCCCATGATCAGCGATACCTGTTCGTAGGCCGGGTCGAGGTGGCGCAGCGCGGCACCGACCGACACCATCATGAAGGGCATCGCCAGCATGGTATGCGCCAGCACAACGGTGACCGTCCGGTTCAGCATGTTCAGTGGCGCAAGCTGCAGATACAGCCCCAGCGCCAGCACGATCACCGGCACCAGCAGCGGCCCCATGGCCAGGGCCGCGATGATCTTCTGTCCGGGCAGGCGGGCCCGGTTCAGGGCGTAGGCGGCCGGCACCACCAGGATCGTCGTCACCACCATGACGCAGACCGCGATGACCAGGCTGCGCGTCAGCGAACCCCACCAGGCGGGATCGGCAAAGAATTCCTGGTACAGGGCGGTCGACCATTCGCGCGGCGGGAATTCCATTTCGCCCGACGACCCGAACGAGATCGGCACGACGATCAGCGACGGCGCCAGCAGGAACAGGTAGCAGATCCAGGCGGCGACGGGCACCAAAAGCGTGCCGGCAATGCGCAGGGGCGTCTTCATTTCGAACCTCCCGTCGCGCCGCCGCCCTGCACGCGGCTCAGCGCCGCGACCAGCAGGCCGGAAATCACCAGAAGCGCCATGGCGATCGCCGAGGCCATCGGCCAATCCAGCGTCTGGCGCGTGTAGAAATCGATCAGGTTGGCCACCATCATGTCCTTGCGTCCGCCCAAAAGGGCCGGGGTGATGTACATGCCGATCGACAGGGTGATGTTGATCAGCACACCGGCAATGACGCCGGGCATCGCCAGCGGCAGCGTGATGCGCCGGAAGATGGTGAACCGCGACGCGCCCATGACCTCGGCCGCGCGGCCAAGGTTGGTGTCCTGGGCCAGCAGGCTGCTGAGAATCGACAGGATCATGAAAGGCAGCAGGTAGTTGATCATGCCCAGGATCGCGCCGACCCGGTTGAACACCATGGGGATGTGGATTTCGGCGCCGAAAAGCCAGCTGAGCACCGTGTTGATCACACCTTCATAGCCCAGCAGGACGGTCAGCGCGAAGCTCTTGACCAGGATGCTGGTCCAGAACGGCAGCATCACCATGGCCAGGTAGGGCACCCGCTGGCGCGGCGCCATCCGCGACAGGTGCAGCGCCACCGGGAACCCGAACACAAGGCTGACAAGCGTGGCGATGCCGGTGATGATGAAGGTGGTGCGCAGGACCTTGCGGAACAGCGAACTGGTCAGCAGGTCGTTGTAGGCCCGCAGGGTAAAGCCGTATTCGTGGAAGCTTTGCCAGAACGTCTGGCCCAGGGGGTAGACGAAGAAGATCACCAGCAGCAGCGTCATGGGCGCCATGAGCGCGAAGCCGGACAATCGGTTCAGATAAGGTGTGTCTGCGGTCATGAAGCCCCGTCATCGTCCCGGCAGGGCGCGCCATCAGGCGCTGGCCCTGTCTTTGGTTTTCTGAAGCTTTGCACCGATCTTTGATGTTTTCAAGCAGGATTCTGAAAACAAAAAATTGAAACGTCACATTTCGGGGTCAGATATCGGCGTTTACCCAAAAAACAATGCACTGCGTCGCACCGATGTTGGAAAACCGGTGCGGCAGATCGCTGGGAAACGAAAAACAGTCGCCCTCGCGCAGAACGCGCGACTCGCCCTCGATCGTCAGCTCCAGCACACCGGCGACCACAAGGCCGATCTCCTCGCCCTTGTGCACATAGGGCTCTTCACCCGACCCGCTGCCCGGCTCGATGATCAGGTAGAACCCTTTCAGCCGTTCGCTGGCCTTGGGAGAAATCAGGTCCTTGCGCAGGCCCTCGGACCGGGCAAAGGGTTGACGCCGGTCTGCCGTTACCACGTAAGGGTCTGATTTATCGTCATCATTATTCGGGTCGATCAACCAGGCGGCGGACACGTTCAGGGCCTCGCCCAGCGTGAACAGCGTCCGCACCGTGGGCGAAACGAGGTTGCGCTCGATCTGGGACAATGTCCCGATCGAGATTCCGGATGTGGCCGCCAGGTCGGCAAGGGTCATCTTCTGCGCCTGCCTCAGCTCGCGAATGCGCCCCCCAAGCATAGGGTCACCGCTGCGCCGCGCGTTGCGGCCGTTGCCCGGCCTTGCCGTGATCTCGTTCATGCTCTTCCGACTGTCCATTAGGTGTCACGCCACCCCGGCGGGCGTCGTCGATTTCAAGATTAGACAAACGTAGCCGGTCAGACAACCAATTTTCAGAATTCAGAAAATTCAGGTTGAAAATCCTCCTCGCCTCGCTGATGTTCGCGGAAAATCAACCGAGATGAAAGAAGGATGCGCGATGATGGACTCGATTGATACCTGGCACGACCGCGCCTCGGCGCTGGCGTTCGAAGGCCGGATGTTCATCGACGGCGCCTACGTGACTGCCGCCTCGGGCGAAGGCTTTGCAAGCCTCAACCCCGCCACCGGCGAAAAGCTGACTGACATCGCCGCCGGCGGGGCGGTCGACGTCGACCGCGCCGTGGCCTCGGGGCGCAAGGCCTTTGCAAGTGGCATCTGGTCCCGGAAGAGCCCCTCGGACCGGGGCGCCACGCTGGTCCGCTTCGCCGCGCTGGTCGAGGCGCATGCCGAGGAACTGGCGCTGCTTGAAACGCTCGACATGGGCAAGCCGATCTCGGACAGCCTGTCGGTGGACCTGCCGTTGTCGATCAGTTGCCTGCGCTGGTACGGCGAGTCGGTCGACAAGATCTATGACGAGATCGCGCCGACCCCCGGCACCGCCCTGTCGCTGATGAAACGCGCGCCGCTGGGGGTGGTCGGGGCTGTCGTGCCCTGGAACTTTCCGCTGATGATGGCCTGCTGGAAGATCGCGCCGATCCTGGCGGCGGGGAATTCCGTGGTTCTGAAACCGGCCGAGCAATCCTCGCTGTCGGCGATCCGCATCGCGGCCCTGGCGGTCGAGGCCGGCATCCCGCCCGGCGTCTTCAACGTGGTGACGGGCATGGGCGAAACCGCCGGCAAGGCGCTGGGACTGCACATGGACGTGGACTGCATCGCCTTCACCGGTTCGACCGAGGTCGGCAAGCTGTTCATGCAGTATTCCGGGCAGTCCAACCTCAAGCGGGTGGGACTGGAATGCGGGGGCAAGTCGCCCAACATCATATTCGAGGACGCCCCGGACATCGACGCGGCCGCCGAGGCCGCGGCCTGGGGGATCTTCTACAACCAGGGCGAGGTCTGCAACGCCGGCTCGCGCGTGCTTGTGCATGAAAGCATCGCCGAACGGGTGATCGGGAAGATCGTCGAGACCGGCCGCGCCATGCGTATCGGCGACCCGCTGGACCCCGCGACCCAGATCGGATCGCTGGTGGACAGCACGCAGACCGCGCGCGTTCTGGACTATATCGCCATCGCCCGGCAGGAAGGGGCGCGGCTGGTGTCCGGTGGCGGGCAGCCTGCCGAAGGCGGCTGTTTCGTCGAACCCACCGTTTTCGCCGACGTGACCGCGTCGATGCGCATCGCGCAGGAAGAGGTGTTCGGCCCGGTGCTGTCGGTTCTGACCTTCAGGGACGAAGACGAAGCGGTGAAGATAGCGAACGACACGATCTACGGCCTGGCGGCCGGCATGTGGACATCGGACCTGAACCGGACGTTCCGCGTATCGGACGCGCTGCAGGCCGGGGTAGTCTGGGTCAACTGCTTCGATCACGGCCATATCTCGTCGCCGTTCGGCGGTTTCAAGCAATCCGGTTTCGGGCGGGACAAGTCGCTTCACGCCCTGGACAAGTACACCGACGTCAAGACGACGTGGATCAACCTGGGCTAAGGAGACAGAGAATGTCGCAACCGACGATCAAGGGCCTGATGCCGGCCTGCCCAACCGCGCTGGATGCCGATGGGCAGGCGGATCGGGCGTCGATGCAGCGGCTGGTGCGCCACATGCTGGACGGTGGGGCCAGCGGTGTCGTGCCGCTTGGCGGCACCGGCGAATACACCGCCCTGCCGCCCCAGATCCGGATCGCCACGGTCGAATCCTGTGTCGAGGCGGCCGCCGGTGCGCCGGTCTACGCGGGCGTCCTGGCCCCGGGGCTGGGCGATGCGATCCCCGCGGCCAAGGCCTTTGCCGCGGCGGGCGCGACGGGCATCATGCTGATCGCACCGTATTACATCACCCCGTCGCAGGCCGGCGCCATCGACTATTTCCGCGCCGTGCGGGATGCGGCGGGGCTGCCCATCATGCTGTATGACAACCCGTTGCGGGCGCGTTTCGCCTTTGCGCCCGACACCATCGCGACCCTCGCCGAAGAAGGCACCATCGTGGGCATGAAGGCGTCCAGCACGGACCTTTACCACTTCGACCAGGTGATGCAGCGCGTGGGTCCCGAGTTCGGCGCGCTCAGCGGGCAGGACACGCTGTTCGTGCAGCAGGTCTCCAGCGGGGCCGTCGGGGGTGTTCTGACCTCGGCGGTGCTGGTGCCGGGGATGTGGGCCAAGGTCCAGTCGCTGGCCGCGGCCGGACAATATGCCGAGGCGCTGGCGCTGCAACGCAAGCTGGGACCGCTGATGGATGCGCTCTTTGCCGAAGAAAACCCGGGTCCGCTGCGCCATGCGCTGGCGCTCGTGGGTCTGGATACCGGCGCGTCGGCCCTGCCGGCACCGGCCCTGTCCAAAGGGCTGGCGGCACGGCTGGACGAAGTGATAGCGGATCTGCGCGCGGCCGGTGCCGCGCTTCCCGAAGCAGCCTGAGGCAAGACGGACATGGCGGAAACCGCCGAAAATTCACTGTACCTGAACAAGGCGGGTCCTGCGCCCGCCTGGTCCAGGCTGGAAGATGCGCTTCATGTGCCGGTTGCGATCGTGGGCGGGGGTCTTACCGGGCTGTCGACCGCGCTGCACCTGGCCGAATCCGGTGTCCAAGCTGCCGTGTTCGAGGCCGAAAGCCCCGGCTGGGGCGCGTCGGGCCGCAATGGCGGGCAGCTGAACCCGGGACTGAAGTTCGATCCGTCCTGGTTCATCAGCCGCTTCGGCGAGGCCCGGGGCCGCGAGATGATCGGCTTTGGCTGGTCGACGGTCGATGAAACCGTCGCGCTGATCAACCGGCTGGGGATCGACTGCGACCTGCGGCGCAACGGCACCCTGCGGGCCGCGGCGTCTGCAAGGGATGTCGCTTCTGTGCGCCGCAGCTTCGACGACATGACCGCGCACGCCATGGATGTCGCCTGGCTGGACCAGGCGGATGTCGCGGCGCTGACCGGGCATGAACGGTATCCGGCCGCCTTCCTGGATCGCCGCGGCGGCGATCTGAACCCGCTGCTGTTTTCGCGGGGGCTTGCTGTGGCGGCCCAGGCGGCGGGCGCGAAGGTGTTCGGGGACAGCCGTGTCCGGAGCCTTGGGAAAACGGCTGACGGCTGGCGTCTTGAGGTGAACGGGCAGACGGTTCGGGCGGATCGCGTGCTGATCGCCTGCAATGGCTATGCCGACGGCCTCTGGCCCGGGCTCAGGCAGGCGTCGGTGCCGGTCTTCAGTTCGGTGCTGGCGTCGCATCCGCTATCCGAAGACATGGCAAAGACGGTCATGCCGGGCCGGCAAGTGCTGTACGAATCCGGTCTGGTAACGGTCTATTACCGGGTCGACAGCGCGGGCCACCTGATCATCGGCGGACGGGGGCCGATGCGGCCTTCGTCGGATGCGCGGCGAATGCAGGCCATCGCGCGGCATGCGGAAAAGCTCTGGCCAGGGGTCAGCCGCGCGGGCTGGCAATTCGCCTGGAACGGACGGGTGTCGGTGACGCCCGATCACCTGCCCAACATCCATGCGCCGGATCCGTCCATTCTGATCGCTTACGGCTACAACGGTCGCGGTGTTGCCCTGTCGACCGCGCTGGGGCGCCACCTGGCGGCATGCCTGTCCGGACGCATCGCGCCCGACGATCTGCCCCTGCCGCCCAGCAACCTGCGCCGGATCCCGTTCCACCGGTTCTGGCCCGTGGGGGTTCACCTGACGGTTGCGGCGTCGCGCCTGCGCAGCGGTTTTTTCCGTCAAATAGCGAAATAGCCCAATGGGGGTCACCAAGGTCCGCAAGGTGACGGGTTGATTTCCGGACACCATGAGGGCGGGCTCGGAAAATCCGGACCGCGCCCCGTAATGCCGATTATGTAATATCTTGCCGCCCGTTCCCCTGGCCCCGGCGGACCAGCGACACCGTGGGCATCCTGCCCGGGGCCATGCCCTGGCCGGGATCTCTGTGGCGGGAACATTTGCCCCGCTCAGGTGTTGTTCACTCCGGGTGCGGCCCATCCGCTCCGCCACCGAAAGCAGAGCAGATGTTGGACGCCACAAAGCAGCAAGCCAGTCCCACCCGCCAGACCAACCTGTGCATCCTGCACAATCCCCAGTCCGGCAAACAAGAGGCCGGCGCCTCGTCCGAGGACCTGTCCCGCCTGTTCGAACAGCACGGGCTGAGCCCCGACATCGTCAAGCTGGATCCCGAAAACGACCTGGCGG includes these proteins:
- the potA_1 gene encoding Spermidine/putrescine import ATP-binding protein PotA; the encoded protein is MNAQAAVPAPDTPMREETDRMTAEANDPMIRVTNLTRTYGPMVALDHVDLSVRRGEFVTLLGPSGSGKSTLLNLISGMTQASDGRIDIDGRDATHVPTNERGLGMVFQNYALMPHMTVFENIAFPLQVRKVPKPEIATRVKEVLKLIQLEHVADRKPKQLSGGQQQRISLARCIVYKPSIILMDEPLGALDKKLREDMQLEIKRLHEDLGITMIYVTHDQEEALSMSDRIVLMRNGRIEQQGEPEDLYFRPRTLFAADFLGNSNLIAGRINAATGTLDTGIGALPLPPADDAAPTSGEAVLMVRPESATLQPHADWPGVTAELRDSIVLGGVLRHYLQAADNSRLMVQEPSTAHRARPKRGEVLRVGWAPEDARLLPPDPTFQSH
- a CDS encoding Inner membrane ABC-transporter permease protein; the protein is MKTPLRIAGTLLVPVAAWICYLFLLAPSLIVVPISFGSSGEMEFPPREWSTALYQEFFADPAWWGSLTRSLVIAVCVMVVTTILVVPAAYALNRARLPGQKIIAALAMGPLLVPVIVLALGLYLQLAPLNMLNRTVTVVLAHTMLAMPFMMVSVGAALRHLDPAYEQVSLIMGARKGTIFFRVVLPQLKSGIAAGALFAFLISLDEVIVSYFITGPDTETLPVKMFSALRWEISPVIAAVSTLLTVVSLVLALAMMRLERRELGA
- the potB_1 gene encoding Spermidine/putrescine transport system permease protein PotB — encoded protein: MTADTPYLNRLSGFALMAPMTLLLVIFFVYPLGQTFWQSFHEYGFTLRAYNDLLTSSLFRKVLRTTFIITGIATLVSLVFGFPVALHLSRMAPRQRVPYLAMVMLPFWTSILVKSFALTVLLGYEGVINTVLSWLFGAEIHIPMVFNRVGAILGMINYLLPFMILSILSSLLAQDTNLGRAAEVMGASRFTIFRRITLPLAMPGVIAGVLINITLSIGMYITPALLGGRKDMMVANLIDFYTRQTLDWPMASAIAMALLVISGLLVAALSRVQGGGATGGSK
- the puuR_1 gene encoding HTH-type transcriptional regulator PuuR is translated as MNEITARPGNGRNARRSGDPMLGGRIRELRQAQKMTLADLAATSGISIGTLSQIERNLVSPTVRTLFTLGEALNVSAAWLIDPNNDDDKSDPYVVTADRRQPFARSEGLRKDLISPKASERLKGFYLIIEPGSGSGEEPYVHKGEEIGLVVAGVLELTIEGESRVLREGDCFSFPSDLPHRFSNIGATQCIVFWVNADI
- the puuC_1 gene encoding Aldehyde dehydrogenase PuuC: MMDSIDTWHDRASALAFEGRMFIDGAYVTAASGEGFASLNPATGEKLTDIAAGGAVDVDRAVASGRKAFASGIWSRKSPSDRGATLVRFAALVEAHAEELALLETLDMGKPISDSLSVDLPLSISCLRWYGESVDKIYDEIAPTPGTALSLMKRAPLGVVGAVVPWNFPLMMACWKIAPILAAGNSVVLKPAEQSSLSAIRIAALAVEAGIPPGVFNVVTGMGETAGKALGLHMDVDCIAFTGSTEVGKLFMQYSGQSNLKRVGLECGGKSPNIIFEDAPDIDAAAEAAAWGIFYNQGEVCNAGSRVLVHESIAERVIGKIVETGRAMRIGDPLDPATQIGSLVDSTQTARVLDYIAIARQEGARLVSGGGQPAEGGCFVEPTVFADVTASMRIAQEEVFGPVLSVLTFRDEDEAVKIANDTIYGLAAGMWTSDLNRTFRVSDALQAGVVWVNCFDHGHISSPFGGFKQSGFGRDKSLHALDKYTDVKTTWINLG
- the dapA_1 gene encoding 4-hydroxy-tetrahydrodipicolinate synthase, yielding MSQPTIKGLMPACPTALDADGQADRASMQRLVRHMLDGGASGVVPLGGTGEYTALPPQIRIATVESCVEAAAGAPVYAGVLAPGLGDAIPAAKAFAAAGATGIMLIAPYYITPSQAGAIDYFRAVRDAAGLPIMLYDNPLRARFAFAPDTIATLAEEGTIVGMKASSTDLYHFDQVMQRVGPEFGALSGQDTLFVQQVSSGAVGGVLTSAVLVPGMWAKVQSLAAAGQYAEALALQRKLGPLMDALFAEENPGPLRHALALVGLDTGASALPAPALSKGLAARLDEVIADLRAAGAALPEAA